Proteins encoded by one window of Rubrobacter indicoceani:
- a CDS encoding E3 binding domain-containing protein produces MAKKDKEKKDKEKKAAKKEAGKPTGKGPKGKPKAGPKELEKLERRVEDQASDVRKLKKTVKDLNGKNKKLSKAVKKLRKEQAKSWDKLVALLEEPELDEEELEEIEEILDDLEEQAEASGSDDASETEDALTEMEFEPSGSPEADEPDSDAPDGSMISAFARDGALGDEAPEPDATDSNEAAGSIVSAFARGETVEGEPPGTSTESLDDVEPDVTVAAARKAEELGVDLDSVEGTGVSGRITVKDVEQAASG; encoded by the coding sequence TTGGCCAAGAAAGATAAGGAAAAGAAGGACAAGGAAAAGAAAGCGGCGAAAAAGGAAGCCGGGAAGCCCACCGGAAAAGGCCCGAAAGGCAAGCCGAAGGCCGGACCGAAAGAACTCGAGAAGCTGGAGCGCAGGGTAGAGGATCAGGCCTCCGACGTCAGGAAGCTTAAGAAGACCGTCAAGGATCTGAACGGGAAAAACAAAAAGCTGTCCAAGGCCGTAAAGAAGCTTCGCAAGGAACAGGCGAAATCTTGGGACAAGCTCGTCGCCCTTCTCGAAGAGCCGGAACTCGACGAAGAAGAACTCGAAGAGATCGAAGAAATCCTCGACGACCTCGAAGAACAGGCCGAAGCCTCCGGCTCAGACGACGCCTCCGAAACCGAAGATGCCCTGACCGAGATGGAGTTCGAGCCTTCCGGCTCGCCCGAAGCGGATGAACCCGACTCGGACGCACCTGACGGGAGCATGATCTCGGCCTTCGCCCGGGATGGGGCGCTCGGGGATGAGGCGCCCGAGCCTGATGCGACCGACTCGAACGAAGCCGCCGGGAGCATAGTTTCGGCGTTTGCCCGGGGCGAGACCGTCGAGGGTGAGCCCCCCGGGACATCCACCGAATCGCTGGATGACGTGGAGCCCGACGTTACGGTAGCTGCGGCCCGCAAGGCCGAGGAGCTGGGTGTGGACCTCGACTCCGTTGAAGGAACGGGCGTGTCGGGGAGGATCACGGTAAAGGACGTGGAGCAGGCCGCCTCCGGCTAG
- a CDS encoding DUF427 domain-containing protein — MSLAVGKGPFGPKRGGDFNFDPKALKPHTLYFEESPKRVRAYFGGEVVADSRQTKLLHETAIMPVYYFPEKDVRLDLAEPSDHTTYCPFKGDAVYYTFPGEGGENILWTYPNPGPDAVYLEGYYAFYFGRMERWMEEEEEILGHPRDPYHRMDVLKGSSSVEVRVGGEVVAKSRNPTVLFETGFPARYYIPRSDVDRDALSATETRTVCPYKGVASYYTVKAGGVVVRDAAWSYPDPFSEAARVEDHLCFNDGAEGVEVAVGG; from the coding sequence ATGTCTCTAGCGGTTGGCAAAGGCCCGTTCGGCCCGAAGCGCGGCGGTGATTTCAACTTCGACCCGAAGGCTCTCAAGCCGCACACGCTCTACTTCGAAGAGAGCCCGAAGCGGGTCCGGGCGTACTTCGGCGGGGAGGTCGTGGCGGACAGTCGTCAGACAAAGCTCCTGCACGAGACCGCCATCATGCCCGTCTACTACTTCCCGGAGAAGGATGTCCGGCTGGACCTTGCGGAACCCTCGGATCATACAACCTACTGTCCGTTCAAGGGGGATGCCGTCTACTACACGTTCCCCGGCGAAGGCGGGGAGAACATCCTGTGGACGTACCCGAACCCGGGACCGGACGCGGTTTATCTGGAGGGATACTACGCTTTCTACTTCGGGCGGATGGAGCGCTGGATGGAGGAGGAAGAAGAGATACTCGGCCACCCCCGCGACCCGTACCATCGCATGGACGTGCTCAAGGGTTCAAGCTCCGTGGAGGTCAGGGTCGGGGGCGAGGTCGTAGCGAAGTCCCGGAACCCGACGGTTCTTTTCGAGACCGGCTTTCCGGCCCGCTACTACATACCGCGCTCCGACGTTGACCGGGACGCCCTCTCGGCGACGGAGACAAGAACCGTCTGCCCGTACAAGGGCGTCGCCTCGTACTACACCGTTAAAGCCGGCGGAGTGGTGGTCCGGGACGCGGCGTGGTCATACCCCGACCCGTTCAGCGAGGCGGCGAGGGTGGAGGATCACCTCTGCTTCAACGACGGGGCCGAGGGCGTCGAGGTAGCGGTCGGCGGTTAG
- a CDS encoding peroxiredoxin codes for MADLPQQGQSLPDVDFITEDGGTFSSADLAGQKTVLYFYPKDDTPGCTKEACAFRDRIGDYDSAGIRVYGVSLDSPESHRKFREKHGLNFPLLTDKEGRASELLGVLSEKGRARRVTFLLSANGTVARSYPQVSPETHADEILSDAASL; via the coding sequence ATGGCAGACCTACCACAGCAGGGCCAGTCGCTACCGGACGTAGACTTTATCACCGAGGACGGAGGCACCTTCTCCTCCGCGGATCTCGCCGGGCAGAAGACCGTTCTGTACTTCTATCCAAAGGACGACACCCCCGGCTGCACCAAAGAAGCCTGCGCCTTCCGGGACCGCATAGGCGACTACGATTCGGCCGGGATCAGGGTCTACGGCGTCTCCCTTGACTCGCCGGAGTCACACCGGAAGTTCCGCGAGAAGCACGGCCTGAACTTCCCGCTCCTCACCGATAAAGAAGGTCGGGCTTCCGAGTTGCTCGGCGTCCTGAGCGAGAAAGGCCGGGCCCGGCGCGTTACGTTCCTGCTCTCCGCCAACGGAACGGTGGCCAGGTCCTACCCGCAGGTCTCCCCCGAGACCCACGCGGATGAGATCCTCTCGGACGCCGCATCCCTGTAG
- a CDS encoding APC family permease — protein MREQLNRVLKTPEILFIGVNGVIGGGIFLLPGQVAGLAGPNAVWAYLAAGVMVMLIGLAFAELGGRFDRTGGPSVYAEEAMGKTVGFTVGWSVWLTYVIGWGVLSDGFVSYLGSVWPGIVPYENAVIIGLVLLLCLLNTLGVRFGTRLIQVFTVSKLVPLLVLVVAGLTFAGAPGNATLGLVPEGSGGFFAAVLIIIFAYGGFEATAIPAGEMVNPRRTIAIATIGTLGAVTVFYMLIQYTAMRIEPGLADAESPLAAVGGLMFAGGLLFMTIGALISIAGTKSGVAFVAPRGLYALSQDGMLPGFLGRVSPRFKTPVVSIWMTGAVVIVLAVTGTFATLILLNVAARLYQYLMVCISAAIIRVRDGEPGDATEGPNAGRRFSLPLGPVIPVVAALMCLYLLAFEQEPMNLLATVAALAVGLALYAAARATRSTTSEDSQE, from the coding sequence GTGAGAGAGCAGCTTAACAGGGTCTTGAAGACCCCGGAGATCCTTTTTATCGGGGTAAACGGGGTGATAGGGGGCGGCATCTTCCTGCTGCCCGGTCAGGTGGCGGGGCTGGCCGGGCCGAACGCGGTGTGGGCGTATCTGGCGGCCGGGGTGATGGTCATGCTTATAGGGCTGGCCTTTGCGGAGCTCGGCGGGCGTTTCGACCGGACGGGCGGTCCGTCGGTCTACGCCGAGGAGGCGATGGGGAAGACGGTCGGTTTCACGGTCGGGTGGTCCGTCTGGCTGACTTACGTTATCGGGTGGGGGGTTTTGTCCGACGGTTTCGTGAGCTACCTCGGGAGCGTGTGGCCGGGGATTGTGCCTTACGAAAACGCCGTCATCATCGGGCTTGTCCTCTTGCTGTGCCTGCTCAACACGCTCGGGGTGCGCTTCGGGACGCGTCTTATACAGGTTTTCACCGTCTCCAAGCTGGTGCCGCTTCTGGTGCTGGTCGTGGCGGGCCTGACGTTTGCGGGCGCGCCGGGAAACGCGACGCTCGGCCTCGTGCCGGAGGGTTCGGGGGGGTTCTTTGCGGCGGTGCTGATCATTATCTTTGCCTACGGCGGCTTCGAGGCGACGGCCATCCCGGCCGGGGAGATGGTCAACCCGAGGCGCACCATCGCCATAGCGACGATCGGGACGCTCGGGGCGGTAACGGTCTTCTACATGCTCATCCAGTACACGGCCATGCGGATAGAACCGGGCCTCGCAGACGCCGAGTCGCCGCTTGCCGCCGTCGGAGGGCTGATGTTCGCCGGAGGGCTTCTCTTTATGACCATCGGTGCGCTTATCTCCATCGCCGGGACCAAGAGCGGCGTCGCCTTCGTCGCCCCGCGCGGCCTCTACGCGCTCTCCCAAGACGGCATGCTCCCGGGTTTTCTCGGGCGGGTCAGCCCGCGCTTCAAGACCCCGGTTGTCTCGATCTGGATGACGGGCGCCGTCGTTATCGTGCTGGCCGTTACCGGGACCTTCGCGACGCTCATTCTCCTGAACGTTGCGGCGAGGCTCTATCAGTACCTGATGGTGTGTATCTCGGCGGCGATCATCCGCGTCAGGGACGGCGAGCCCGGGGACGCCACCGAGGGGCCGAACGCCGGACGCCGCTTCAGCCTGCCGCTTGGCCCGGTTATCCCCGTCGTCGCCGCGCTTATGTGCCTCTACCTGCTCGCCTTCGAGCAGGAGCCGATGAACCTGCTGGCGACCGTCGCCGCGCTCGCCGTCGGCCTCGCGCTCTACGCCGCGGCCCGCGCGACCCGCAGCACCACCAGCGAAGACAGTCAGGAGTAG
- a CDS encoding OsmC family protein yields the protein MTEENRTTIHVERLAGKRYAATNSGRDRLLVDATSPEEGVSVGMRPMEALLASLGACSALDVMEVLEKRRTPPDFYRVELVGERAEEHPRRYMRITVKHIVKGGGVEDKHLQRAVKLSHEKYCSVHASLNAEIEFEAVLEG from the coding sequence ATGACCGAAGAGAACAGGACGACCATCCACGTGGAACGCCTGGCCGGAAAGCGTTACGCCGCCACGAACAGCGGCAGGGACCGGCTCCTTGTAGATGCAACGAGCCCGGAGGAGGGCGTCTCCGTCGGGATGCGCCCGATGGAGGCTCTTCTCGCCTCGCTCGGGGCCTGCTCCGCCCTCGACGTGATGGAGGTCCTTGAGAAACGCCGCACCCCGCCCGACTTCTACCGCGTCGAACTCGTCGGAGAACGCGCCGAAGAACACCCGCGCCGCTATATGAGGATCACCGTGAAGCACATCGTGAAGGGCGGCGGGGTCGAGGATAAGCACCTGCAGCGGGCGGTGAAGCTCTCGCACGAGAAATACTGCTCCGTGCACGCCTCGCTCAACGCCGAGATAGAGTTCGAGGCCGTTCTGGAGGGTTAG
- a CDS encoding NAD(P)/FAD-dependent oxidoreductase, protein MKPGKPSAKSGPSAGSRALVIGAGMCGLLAARVLSDVFSEVLILDRDGLPDGPHDRRGVPQGRHLHTLTSRGSELLEGFFPGLDDRLSELGGPLLDQGRDLLTVFPEGRLPRFVSGITLRAVSRSLLEYEVRRRVEGLANVSFIERTEATGLLHSKGRVYGVGSRLRDSPAIVRETESDLVVDASGNASRTPHWLQRLGYRPPAEEVTDARLGYATRWYRTPPGTAPKSIAVLPDWPENPRGGTLRTVEGGLTTAVLIGIGDVQPPSGNDAGGTFEEYAARLHSSAFYEAIRAAEPVSPVYGYRRTANRRRRYDRARMPAGFVVAGDAACVLNPSYGQGMTLAAMSAKALEAALAHGGPGFERRFQRTQTRAVAPAWRTTTTSDRQWAAKGPEELGLLGRYLHRVSGEVLKSAARDKRTARDLLAVKNLLSHPATLARPAVIVPAALRALG, encoded by the coding sequence ATGAAACCCGGAAAACCCAGCGCAAAAAGCGGCCCATCCGCCGGCAGCCGCGCCCTGGTCATCGGGGCCGGAATGTGCGGTCTGCTCGCCGCGCGGGTTCTCTCGGACGTTTTCTCCGAGGTCCTGATCCTTGATCGGGACGGGCTCCCGGACGGTCCGCACGACCGCCGGGGCGTCCCGCAGGGCAGGCACCTGCACACCCTGACGTCGCGCGGCAGCGAGCTTCTCGAAGGCTTCTTTCCCGGTCTGGACGACCGGCTCTCGGAGCTTGGCGGGCCTTTGCTGGATCAGGGCCGCGACCTTCTGACGGTCTTTCCGGAGGGCCGCCTGCCGCGCTTCGTCTCGGGCATAACCCTCCGCGCCGTGAGCCGCTCCCTGCTCGAGTACGAGGTGCGCCGCCGGGTGGAAGGACTCGCAAACGTCTCTTTTATCGAGAGGACCGAGGCCACGGGCCTGCTCCACTCCAAAGGTCGGGTCTACGGGGTCGGTTCGCGGCTGCGGGACAGCCCGGCGATTGTGCGGGAGACCGAGTCCGACCTTGTCGTAGACGCGAGTGGCAACGCCTCGCGGACCCCGCACTGGCTGCAGAGGCTAGGCTACCGGCCGCCCGCGGAAGAGGTCACCGACGCCCGGCTCGGCTACGCAACCCGCTGGTACAGGACCCCGCCGGGCACGGCCCCGAAGAGCATCGCCGTGTTGCCCGACTGGCCGGAGAACCCTCGCGGCGGGACGCTCCGAACCGTCGAGGGCGGCCTCACGACGGCGGTTCTTATCGGTATCGGAGACGTGCAGCCCCCCTCCGGCAACGATGCTGGCGGCACCTTTGAAGAGTACGCGGCTCGCCTTCACAGCTCGGCCTTCTACGAGGCCATCAGGGCCGCAGAGCCGGTCTCTCCGGTGTACGGCTACCGGCGCACCGCAAACCGCCGGCGTCGCTACGACCGCGCCCGCATGCCCGCCGGTTTCGTTGTTGCGGGCGATGCGGCCTGCGTTCTGAACCCCTCTTACGGCCAGGGTATGACGCTCGCGGCGATGTCGGCGAAGGCTCTGGAGGCCGCGCTCGCTCACGGCGGCCCAGGCTTCGAGCGGCGGTTCCAGAGGACGCAGACGCGCGCCGTCGCCCCGGCCTGGCGCACCACCACGACAAGCGACCGTCAGTGGGCGGCGAAGGGCCCGGAGGAGCTCGGTCTGCTCGGAAGATACCTCCACCGCGTCTCCGGCGAGGTCTTGAAATCCGCCGCCCGTGACAAAAGAACAGCGCGCGACCTGCTCGCCGTCAAGAACCTCCTGTCCCATCCGGCGACGCTCGCCCGCCCGGCGGTGATCGTCCCGGCGGCCCTGCGCGCCCTCGGCTGA
- a CDS encoding AAA family ATPase, giving the protein MEKPVDDARTFSGLARRIRASAPRLGATQVVCVDGPSGSGKTTFAARLAAQMVCPTVHLDDLYPGWNGLADSTSKLVEWVLEPLLEHRPARYRRFNWDLGRYAEWHSVPECGTLIVEGVGSGAARGYPVFLIWVEAPRDLRMKRGIERDGEAFRPHWERWADQELRMFDEARTRERADLLVDGDPDTAHDPEREFFVLRA; this is encoded by the coding sequence ATGGAGAAGCCCGTGGATGATGCCCGCACTTTCTCCGGCCTGGCCCGGCGCATCCGGGCGTCCGCCCCCCGCCTCGGCGCGACGCAGGTAGTGTGCGTGGACGGCCCGTCCGGCTCCGGCAAGACGACCTTCGCAGCCCGGCTTGCGGCGCAGATGGTCTGTCCGACCGTCCACCTCGACGACCTCTACCCCGGCTGGAACGGGCTTGCGGATTCGACCTCGAAGCTTGTCGAGTGGGTACTCGAGCCGCTCCTGGAACATCGTCCGGCCCGCTACCGGCGCTTCAACTGGGATCTCGGGAGGTACGCCGAGTGGCACAGCGTCCCGGAGTGCGGAACGCTGATCGTGGAGGGCGTCGGCAGCGGCGCGGCGCGGGGCTACCCGGTTTTCCTGATCTGGGTGGAAGCCCCGAGGGACCTGCGGATGAAACGCGGCATCGAGCGCGACGGCGAGGCTTTCCGACCTCACTGGGAACGCTGGGCGGATCAGGAACTGCGGATGTTCGACGAGGCCCGCACCCGCGAACGGGCCGACCTCCTCGTTGACGGCGACCCGGACACTGCACACGACCCCGAACGCGAGTTCTTTGTCCTGCGGGCCTGA
- a CDS encoding class I SAM-dependent methyltransferase: protein MERLDLRRRMLFALSMLKNPRQVGAVWPTSRRAVSDLLDMSDLSRARTVLEFGVGTGVYTAGILQRLSQNARLIAFEVDHELADLVFSRTPDPRLRVVKDSAERAGEYLGGGPADAVVSSLPFTTLPPPVGRNILDLVPEILAPDGVFLVLQYSRGIQADLEARFASVERIISPLNVPPAFLYRCMAPLGPEEVDAP from the coding sequence TTGGAAAGGCTGGACCTTCGGCGGCGGATGCTCTTCGCGCTCTCGATGCTCAAAAACCCCCGGCAGGTCGGAGCCGTCTGGCCGACCTCGCGCCGCGCTGTTTCCGACCTTCTCGACATGAGCGACCTTTCACGGGCGCGAACGGTGCTTGAGTTCGGGGTCGGGACCGGCGTCTATACAGCCGGGATACTGCAGAGGCTCTCCCAGAACGCCCGGCTTATCGCCTTCGAGGTGGACCACGAGCTCGCCGACCTTGTCTTCAGCAGAACCCCCGACCCGCGCCTCAGGGTCGTAAAAGACTCGGCCGAACGCGCCGGCGAATACCTCGGCGGCGGCCCGGCGGACGCGGTTGTGAGCAGCCTGCCGTTCACGACGCTGCCGCCTCCCGTCGGGCGAAACATCCTTGACCTTGTACCGGAGATACTCGCGCCGGACGGGGTGTTTCTGGTGCTCCAGTACTCGCGCGGCATCCAGGCCGACCTCGAGGCGCGCTTCGCTTCGGTCGAGCGGATAATTTCGCCGCTCAACGTGCCGCCCGCTTTTCTGTACCGCTGTATGGCCCCGCTTGGACCGGAGGAGGTCGATGCGCCGTGA
- a CDS encoding phosphatidylserine decarboxylase — translation MTRRTWSVARRYFLPVFAAGALLRLFGRRRLGGAVLALAASIIFFFRDPERETARGVLSVYAPADGLVTDVEEVEDATLGRAVRISIFLNLHNVHVGRAPFGGHIRSMEEIEGGYAPALFGGSGENYRIRAVVDGEFGAYVLVQKAGMIARRITPFVLPGDRVRSGERVCVIHFGSRTDVLFPKGSVEALISEGERVRAGMTEIARYRPAGDGDAPDRRAPGS, via the coding sequence ATGACCCGTAGAACCTGGAGCGTGGCACGGCGGTACTTTTTGCCGGTGTTCGCGGCTGGAGCCCTGCTGCGGCTTTTCGGGCGGCGGCGGCTCGGCGGGGCGGTCCTTGCCCTTGCGGCCTCCATCATCTTCTTTTTTCGCGACCCGGAGCGCGAGACGGCGCGGGGGGTTCTCTCCGTGTACGCCCCGGCGGACGGCCTCGTAACGGACGTTGAGGAGGTCGAAGACGCAACCCTCGGGCGGGCCGTCCGCATCAGCATCTTCCTGAACCTGCACAACGTGCACGTGGGCCGCGCACCGTTCGGCGGTCACATACGCAGCATGGAGGAGATAGAAGGCGGTTACGCCCCCGCGCTATTTGGCGGAAGCGGCGAGAACTACCGCATAAGGGCGGTTGTAGACGGGGAGTTCGGGGCATACGTGCTTGTTCAGAAGGCGGGTATGATCGCCCGACGGATAACCCCCTTTGTCCTGCCGGGCGACAGAGTGCGTTCCGGCGAACGGGTGTGTGTGATCCACTTCGGGAGCCGCACCGACGTGCTGTTTCCGAAGGGCTCGGTGGAGGCGCTGATCTCCGAAGGAGAACGCGTGAGAGCCGGTATGACCGAGATAGCCCGCTACCGGCCCGCCGGGGATGGAGACGCGCCTGACCGGCGGGCCCCCGGGTCTTGA
- the pssA gene encoding CDP-diacylglycerol--serine O-phosphatidyltransferase encodes MNDRRLLTLPNLATFGNLAAGFSALVFAAQGDFSRAAILVGVAAVFDLLDGIIARQADAGSEFGANLDSLADLVSFGVVPALALFLSSLSEFGSFGVAAAALFVVSGAVRLARFPLVKDHRVFVGLPIPPAGLVVVCLALFGPPPAVALATVLALGLLMVSVFPFPTLRSFLDRRGEDREGRPE; translated from the coding sequence TTGAACGACCGGCGGCTTTTGACCCTGCCGAACCTCGCGACCTTCGGCAACCTCGCCGCCGGCTTCTCCGCGCTTGTCTTCGCGGCGCAGGGGGACTTCTCCCGAGCAGCCATTCTTGTCGGGGTGGCCGCCGTCTTTGACCTGCTCGACGGGATAATCGCCCGGCAGGCCGACGCCGGGAGCGAGTTCGGCGCGAACCTTGATTCCCTCGCCGACCTTGTATCCTTCGGGGTTGTCCCCGCGCTCGCTCTCTTTCTCTCTTCGCTCTCCGAGTTCGGCTCGTTCGGGGTTGCGGCGGCGGCTCTTTTCGTTGTTTCCGGGGCCGTCCGACTTGCCCGGTTTCCGCTCGTCAAGGACCACCGGGTCTTTGTGGGCCTCCCGATACCACCCGCCGGCCTTGTAGTCGTCTGCCTTGCCCTTTTCGGCCCGCCCCCCGCCGTCGCCCTCGCCACCGTTCTTGCTCTCGGCTTGCTGATGGTGAGCGTCTTCCCGTTCCCGACCCTCCGCAGCTTTCTCGACCGCCGGGGGGAAGACCGCGAGGGACGTCCCGAGTAG
- a CDS encoding SPFH domain-containing protein → MDVEQQVRRGVRRGVERATGGDGNGAVEQFRVNAQDFLSARELGESVSTRIEAHTVPLDEAQEVLGRSFPERAEGGRYTNVISPVVMPKSRLALWPFIVAFFALLGLVASVLVLLATGPNPALALLGPHLWLLLLVYAAFSWWRRSLVMVPEGSAALITRFGKLEEVAGPGRKTLFSPWKRVSYIVNTTREYPYNAPIREAPTSGRVNASVDLFLQFKIENPAEFIFALGGVKGFSDKLENAISEVTRTMIYEQRAEAIYDLVGESTNIFIEALNQQFLPAVRFMSANITHAEPSSQEYRMDLASPEMVRVAKEAYTYEYELGLKKQQNEGELNRELASLKETLSAIQAEIATYQAQMDTARERETNRANASARQRMVEAESEAKANSALLEAQALDIRAVSGATAPEILEYRFQNEVLERLEEVARNLPQVVQLGGDGEHPVDFLAIAKRMVGSGDDPLYSAEDMEMIRSRMFEIQGRIEGREEELTGLRRADQVEETEPDAAGSDAAEQDEKIEEIRQSVTDEAVQERVENISRTGNTKGSNGTGNSEPGGNS, encoded by the coding sequence GTGGACGTAGAACAGCAGGTTCGCAGAGGGGTAAGGCGCGGGGTCGAGCGGGCGACCGGAGGCGACGGAAACGGGGCGGTCGAGCAGTTCCGGGTAAACGCCCAGGATTTCCTTTCGGCGCGGGAGCTCGGTGAGTCGGTCAGCACCCGCATCGAGGCCCATACGGTCCCGCTCGACGAGGCACAGGAGGTTCTCGGGCGCAGCTTCCCCGAACGCGCCGAGGGCGGACGGTACACCAACGTCATCTCCCCGGTGGTCATGCCGAAGTCCCGGCTTGCGCTGTGGCCGTTTATCGTGGCTTTCTTTGCCCTGCTGGGCCTTGTGGCGAGCGTCTTGGTGCTGCTTGCAACCGGACCGAACCCGGCTCTCGCCCTGCTCGGGCCGCACCTGTGGCTGCTGCTTCTGGTGTACGCGGCCTTCAGCTGGTGGCGGCGGTCGCTGGTGATGGTGCCGGAAGGCTCGGCCGCGCTCATCACGCGCTTCGGGAAGCTGGAGGAGGTCGCCGGACCGGGACGCAAGACGCTATTCTCGCCCTGGAAGCGGGTGAGTTATATAGTCAATACAACAAGAGAGTATCCTTACAACGCCCCTATTCGGGAGGCCCCGACAAGCGGACGGGTCAACGCGAGCGTGGACCTGTTCCTTCAGTTCAAGATCGAGAACCCGGCGGAGTTTATCTTTGCGCTGGGCGGGGTGAAGGGTTTCTCGGACAAGCTGGAGAACGCCATCAGCGAGGTAACGCGGACGATGATCTACGAACAGAGGGCCGAGGCTATTTACGACCTTGTCGGCGAGAGCACGAACATCTTTATCGAGGCGTTAAACCAGCAGTTTCTACCGGCGGTCAGGTTTATGAGCGCGAACATCACCCACGCGGAGCCGTCAAGCCAGGAGTACCGGATGGACCTCGCCTCGCCGGAGATGGTGCGCGTCGCAAAGGAGGCCTACACCTACGAGTACGAGCTTGGACTGAAAAAGCAGCAGAACGAGGGTGAGCTGAACCGCGAGCTTGCGTCGCTGAAAGAGACGCTCTCCGCGATACAGGCCGAGATAGCGACCTACCAGGCGCAGATGGACACCGCCCGCGAGCGGGAGACAAACCGGGCCAACGCCAGCGCGCGCCAGCGGATGGTCGAGGCCGAGAGCGAGGCGAAGGCCAACTCGGCGCTCCTAGAGGCTCAGGCTCTGGACATCCGCGCCGTGAGCGGGGCGACCGCGCCGGAGATACTTGAGTACCGCTTCCAGAACGAGGTTCTCGAGAGGCTCGAAGAAGTAGCACGGAACCTGCCGCAGGTTGTGCAGCTCGGAGGGGACGGGGAGCATCCGGTCGACTTTCTGGCGATCGCGAAGCGGATGGTCGGGAGCGGGGACGACCCGCTTTATTCGGCGGAGGATATGGAGATGATCCGGAGCCGCATGTTCGAGATACAGGGCCGCATCGAGGGCCGGGAAGAAGAACTCACCGGGCTTCGAAGGGCGGATCAGGTCGAGGAAACGGAGCCGGACGCTGCAGGCTCCGACGCTGCCGAACAGGACGAGAAGATAGAGGAGATACGGCAGTCCGTAACCGACGAGGCCGTTCAGGAGCGGGTGGAGAATATCTCCCGCACCGGAAACACAAAAGGCTCGAACGGGACCGGAAACTCCGAGCCGGGGGGTAACTCGTGA
- a CDS encoding SPFH domain-containing protein: MQVRQFSKIKEVVAGWSQIQGFLRGGDEGTLVPVVIPKDRRRLGWVFLLGLALFFVGAGVFSGSGAILALALFVTVLLVLIAAFWAWRGAIVEIEQGTTGVLTRYGKIVGTLPPGRHYLWFPWSKVDFVVDTSTEIPYLAPVVSCPTQENVPLKSIEFFLKFKIDDPVAFVRTLGASNFDLVLSSAVQDAIRQRSRLVKTEQAYDLRGSDVEDMRDTLNRQLERYGVRILGANIPDVQLPDQYQQHLATRERVSKELAAYEREWELVRKQRIDTLLMEIERAKKDREARLVEVNAARNRARQDVARMLEERETEAQKVRMEIETKGRTALIEAENEAKALTHLGQAYRDNRAVLQYELARKRVAVGEKLMQNAPRPVIVQGAGAEGSALSTLMLARMLPAMEPANGGNGAKGEIGRVLQTGRDLEDELREKAGGEERR; the protein is encoded by the coding sequence ATGCAGGTCAGACAGTTCTCGAAGATAAAGGAAGTCGTCGCGGGGTGGTCTCAGATACAGGGCTTTCTGCGTGGCGGCGATGAGGGTACGCTGGTTCCGGTGGTCATACCGAAAGACCGCCGAAGGCTCGGGTGGGTCTTTCTGCTCGGCCTCGCGCTGTTCTTTGTCGGGGCGGGGGTGTTCTCGGGTAGCGGGGCGATTCTGGCTCTGGCCCTCTTTGTCACCGTTCTTCTCGTCCTCATCGCGGCGTTCTGGGCGTGGCGCGGGGCGATAGTCGAGATCGAACAGGGGACGACCGGCGTTCTGACGCGCTACGGGAAGATAGTCGGCACGCTCCCGCCGGGCCGACACTACCTCTGGTTTCCCTGGAGCAAGGTGGATTTCGTCGTGGATACCTCGACGGAGATTCCGTACCTCGCACCGGTCGTCTCCTGCCCGACGCAGGAGAACGTCCCCCTGAAGTCCATAGAGTTTTTTCTGAAGTTCAAGATAGACGACCCGGTAGCGTTCGTGCGGACCCTCGGCGCATCCAACTTCGACCTTGTACTGTCGAGCGCGGTGCAGGACGCGATAAGGCAGCGGAGCCGGCTGGTGAAAACGGAACAGGCATACGACCTGCGCGGCTCTGACGTGGAAGACATGCGCGACACGCTCAACCGGCAGTTGGAGCGTTACGGCGTCCGGATACTCGGGGCGAACATCCCGGACGTGCAGCTACCGGATCAGTACCAGCAGCATCTGGCGACCCGCGAGCGGGTGAGCAAGGAGCTTGCGGCGTACGAGCGGGAGTGGGAGCTTGTCCGCAAGCAGCGCATAGATACTTTGCTTATGGAGATAGAGCGGGCAAAGAAAGACCGCGAGGCGCGGCTCGTCGAGGTGAACGCGGCGAGGAACCGCGCCCGGCAGGACGTTGCGCGGATGCTGGAGGAGCGCGAGACGGAGGCCCAGAAGGTCCGGATGGAGATCGAGACCAAGGGCCGCACCGCGCTGATCGAAGCCGAGAACGAGGCGAAGGCTCTGACGCATCTCGGGCAGGCGTACCGTGACAACCGGGCCGTCCTTCAGTACGAACTTGCAAGAAAGCGCGTCGCGGTCGGGGAGAAGCTGATGCAGAACGCTCCGCGGCCGGTGATCGTACAGGGCGCAGGTGCAGAGGGTTCTGCGCTGTCTACCCTGATGCTCGCGAGGATGCTGCCGGCGATGGAGCCTGCAAACGGCGGCAACGGCGCAAAGGGTGAGATCGGACGCGTCCTGCAGACCGGGCGCGACCTCGAAGACGAGCTTCGGGAAAAAGCCGGGGGCGAGGAGCGACGTTAG